A genomic region of Serratia fonticola contains the following coding sequences:
- a CDS encoding lipopolysaccharide assembly protein LapB, with product MKRIVLFSVFLLCACSAPRGLKQQDNTSSLAVEVGALDKALELAKAAAQMNPNNASRRFQLADIYHRLKRYDMENNELNVIKTLVSGSSTDERLLNLALMRNSLFRNDYDFTIELYDQIDHANEVLTPEQQGNRLLYLAIAWCKKGKYEVCLDRLDKARELLPGDERVAQNIQLANWMTHSRQGSNVDKIGLLYNAYNENQTPNMFSNLVLSLVKEGDYGRAFELLSTRYSTDDANLIVNDLKQMRI from the coding sequence ATGAAAAGAATAGTACTTTTTTCGGTTTTTTTGCTGTGTGCCTGTAGCGCTCCCAGAGGCTTAAAGCAGCAGGATAATACTTCATCTCTGGCTGTGGAGGTCGGGGCGTTGGACAAGGCGCTGGAATTAGCCAAGGCTGCAGCGCAAATGAACCCCAATAATGCTTCACGGCGTTTTCAGTTAGCGGATATTTATCATCGTCTCAAACGTTATGATATGGAAAATAACGAGTTAAATGTAATAAAGACATTGGTTTCCGGTTCTTCAACTGATGAGCGGCTTCTTAATCTCGCTCTGATGAGGAACAGCCTTTTTCGTAATGATTATGACTTTACTATTGAACTTTACGATCAGATTGACCATGCCAATGAGGTATTGACCCCAGAGCAACAAGGTAATCGGCTGCTATATCTTGCCATAGCCTGGTGCAAAAAAGGGAAATATGAGGTATGTCTCGATAGGCTCGACAAAGCAAGAGAATTGCTTCCTGGTGATGAACGGGTTGCGCAAAATATACAGTTGGCAAATTGGATGACGCACTCCCGGCAGGGGAGCAATGTCGATAAAATTGGGTTATTGTATAACGCCTATAACGAGAATCAGACGCCGAATATGTTCTCTAATTTGGTGTTAAGTTTGGTTAAAGAAGGAGATTATGGACGGGCTTTTGAATTACTTTCGACCCGCTATTCGACTGATGATGCTAATCTCATTGTAAACGATCTTAAACAGATGAGGATATAA
- a CDS encoding type II secretion system F family protein → MYILSIGLFIVGVIIFASVLRKQKKEEEYYDRFYFIVSKHDSISEYLNLKNRIKDEFYRLQQNVYRLTEKYLGHTEFNNLVTNGGFYRMEERSLFYIILLTLYVVSLIVMLLLVWVDKVKPAMLPIFSVLYYLGTKIYLERRHKSELKKYRANFVYFLDLMSTCIQTGMTLTASLEAVSHMLYRFSRLLSTSIQNFNRSIKYASLEEACDKLYRDVPISEVNEFITTVKNSAQFGAGMHSSLQELANEIRKFHFIETEEKIGMVNARMGIPLILFIMFPVIVEIIAPGLLRVMEGMSMDNLS, encoded by the coding sequence ATGTATATACTCTCTATTGGTCTGTTTATCGTGGGTGTGATCATATTTGCTTCAGTGCTGAGGAAGCAAAAAAAAGAAGAGGAATATTACGATCGATTCTATTTTATAGTCTCCAAACACGATAGTATTAGTGAGTATCTTAATCTTAAGAATCGTATCAAAGATGAGTTCTATCGTCTTCAGCAGAATGTCTATCGTCTTACAGAGAAGTATCTTGGCCATACGGAATTCAATAATCTGGTAACCAATGGCGGATTTTATCGTATGGAGGAGCGTTCGCTATTCTATATCATCCTGCTGACGTTGTATGTGGTCTCACTGATCGTAATGCTATTGCTCGTCTGGGTGGATAAAGTAAAGCCTGCCATGCTGCCGATATTTAGCGTGCTCTATTATTTGGGCACAAAGATTTATCTGGAAAGACGCCATAAGAGTGAGTTGAAGAAGTATCGTGCTAACTTTGTCTATTTCCTCGATCTGATGTCGACCTGTATTCAGACGGGGATGACACTGACGGCCTCCCTGGAGGCAGTGTCACATATGCTTTATCGCTTCTCGAGATTGCTGAGTACTTCAATACAGAATTTTAATCGCAGTATAAAATATGCATCTCTTGAAGAGGCATGCGATAAGCTGTATCGCGATGTTCCCATCAGTGAAGTTAACGAATTTATCACTACCGTTAAGAACTCGGCGCAGTTTGGTGCCGGGATGCACTCCAGTTTACAGGAGTTAGCAAATGAAATCCGTAAATTCCACTTTATAGAAACCGAAGAAAAAATCGGGATGGTAAATGCACGAATGGGTATTCCATTGATTTTGTTTATTATGTTTCCCGTTATTGTAGAGATTATTGCACCAGGGTTACTACGGGTTATGGAAGGTATGTCGATGGATAATCTGTCATGA